A single genomic interval of Methylobacterium bullatum harbors:
- the sbcC_2 gene encoding Nuclease SbcCD subunit C, with the protein MAEAREAETALATRRADLALLLDAPEIDAPATQAAASGLAETITAHQQGLGAITADLQRDDAARERAAGLEATIAGARADYAVWEAVNEAVGSASGVKFRLFAQGVTLEHLVRLANEHLLALSPRYRLVRGDPANLSLHVVDRDMGEEVRATRSLSGGERFLVSLALALALSGLEGRDSFVDTLFIDEGFGSLDAETLDLAVDALETLQGRGRKVGVITHVAAMIERIAVQVRVEKRGNGRSVVSVVEAGAG; encoded by the coding sequence ATGGCGGAAGCGCGCGAGGCGGAGACCGCCCTCGCCACGCGGCGGGCCGACCTCGCCCTCCTCCTCGATGCGCCGGAGATCGACGCTCCCGCCACGCAAGCGGCGGCCTCCGGCCTCGCCGAGACGATCACCGCCCATCAACAGGGGCTCGGCGCCATCACGGCCGATCTCCAACGGGACGACGCGGCGCGGGAGCGGGCGGCCGGGTTGGAGGCGACGATCGCCGGGGCGCGGGCCGATTACGCCGTCTGGGAAGCGGTGAACGAGGCCGTAGGCTCGGCCAGCGGCGTCAAGTTCCGCCTCTTCGCGCAAGGCGTGACCCTGGAGCATCTGGTCCGGCTCGCCAACGAGCACCTGCTGGCCCTGAGCCCGCGCTACCGGCTGGTGCGCGGCGACCCGGCCAACCTCTCCCTCCACGTGGTCGACCGCGACATGGGCGAGGAGGTGCGCGCCACCCGCAGCCTGTCGGGGGGCGAACGCTTCCTCGTCTCCCTCGCCCTGGCCTTGGCTCTGTCCGGCCTGGAGGGCCGCGATTCCTTCGTCGATACGCTCTTCATCGACGAGGGGTTCGGCTCCCTCGACGCCGAGACCCTCGACCTCGCGGTGGACGCCCTGGAGACCCTCCAGGGCCGCGGCCGCAAGGTCGGCGTCATCACCCATGTGGCGGCGATGATCGAGCGCATCGCCGTGCAGGTCCGGGTGGAAAAACGCGGCAACGGCCGCAGCGTGGTGAGTGTCGTGGAGGCGGGGGCGGGGTGA
- the tnpA_2 gene encoding Transposase for transposon Tn5 — MIAVDAEDEAVLGVIDAQIWTRAEGRVGPRHVRSLEEKESFRWITGTRSAAACLGGVAESLIVVADQEGDLYSHFARRSAGTDLLVRARHDRALAEGGLMRSHAADWPVQAEDRVTIPARPGQPARTAEVTLRAGSLTLKRPAGGGTHEPLTLALHLVVVEEPEPPKGQAPLCWRLLTTRAVADAAEAREMVRLYRLRWRIEEVFRALKRDGLALDATQVRVPDKLFRLAALALAAAVRILQLVDARVGGGRPMQDVLDEASLPWVAALGRAREGSTARLRNPHPPGSLAWLSWIVARHGGWNVAGKPPGPKIMARGWEHFSAMLAGALMTNAEPVPSRP; from the coding sequence GTGATCGCCGTGGATGCCGAGGACGAGGCGGTGCTGGGGGTGATCGATGCCCAGATCTGGACGCGGGCCGAGGGCCGGGTCGGGCCCCGCCACGTGCGGTCCCTCGAGGAGAAGGAGAGCTTTCGCTGGATCACGGGAACCCGCAGTGCGGCGGCCTGCCTGGGCGGGGTGGCCGAGAGCCTGATCGTGGTGGCCGACCAGGAGGGCGACCTCTACAGCCACTTCGCCCGGCGGTCCGCCGGCACCGACCTTCTGGTCCGCGCCCGCCACGACCGGGCTCTGGCCGAGGGCGGGCTGATGCGGTCGCATGCGGCGGACTGGCCGGTGCAGGCCGAGGACCGGGTGACGATCCCGGCCAGGCCCGGGCAGCCGGCGCGGACGGCGGAGGTCACGCTGCGGGCCGGGTCGCTAACGCTGAAGCGTCCGGCCGGAGGAGGCACCCACGAGCCGCTGACGCTGGCGCTGCATCTCGTCGTGGTGGAAGAGCCGGAGCCGCCCAAGGGCCAGGCGCCGCTGTGCTGGCGGCTTCTGACCACCAGGGCGGTGGCCGACGCGGCCGAGGCGCGGGAGATGGTGCGGCTCTACCGGCTGCGCTGGCGCATCGAGGAGGTGTTCCGCGCCCTCAAGCGCGACGGTCTGGCCCTCGACGCGACCCAGGTGCGGGTGCCCGACAAGCTGTTCCGGCTGGCGGCCCTGGCGCTGGCCGCGGCGGTGCGCATCCTGCAACTGGTCGATGCCCGTGTGGGCGGAGGGCGGCCGATGCAGGACGTGCTGGACGAGGCCAGCCTACCCTGGGTGGCGGCCCTGGGCCGAGCCCGCGAGGGCAGCACCGCGCGCCTGCGCAACCCGCATCCGCCCGGTTCCTTGGCCTGGCTCTCTTGGATCGTGGCCCGCCACGGCGGCTGGAATGTCGCCGGCAAGCCACCGGGCCCCAAGATCATGGCCCGCGGATGGGAGCACTTCTCCGCCATGCTCGCTGGCGCCCTCATGACCAACGCCGAACCAGTTCCGTCAAGGCCGTAG
- the prtB_1 gene encoding Serralysin B — protein MAVPGSGQTSRSDGKTALLYQFQGRDGTYHFAGEDHIDGVLIGSKWTINTLTYSFPASGSFYEGSGYEGNPSQGGDPAFHQPFNPQQQEATRYTLDLVASYTNLNFQEITETATVHADLRFSQTNWRGEQGAHANFPSGNPEAGDVWFGTYSHQPFYSIPAIGNWGQATNMHEIGHALGLKHGHQDYTYEPLNAELGLAGSPPRYGTAALPLEKDGQDWSLMTYRSDPTNLGVSFEGEGFNQPHTYMQDDIAALQFLYGANFQTQSGNTTYRWDTKTGELSIDGIDQGAPTSNTISMTVWDGNGRDTYDLSNYATALDVDLRPGAFSTFSTAQLVNHQAYSGGDAIAVGNVANALLHQGDLRSLIENAIGGRGHDRIVGNTADNRLDGGLSSDKMFGLAGNDTYLVDDRRDMVVERAGQGTDYVRSSVSYALGENIEHLILIGNGATKATGNDLANALRGNAGDNVLNGGAGHDRLYGNDGADNLLGGLGNDRLDGGAGDDTLSGGWGDDVLIGGRGSNVLTGGRGDDVYFLGAGANRSVFDLHSGDDTLFDFSASSGDRIDLSGQSYSVGRSSDGYALLTLSGGGTIELDHIRVSQVDSGFFV, from the coding sequence ATGGCCGTACCGGGTTCAGGACAGACCAGCCGCAGCGACGGCAAGACCGCCCTCCTGTATCAATTCCAAGGTCGCGACGGTACGTATCATTTCGCCGGGGAGGACCATATCGACGGGGTCCTGATCGGCTCGAAATGGACGATCAACACGCTGACCTACAGCTTCCCCGCGAGCGGAAGCTTCTACGAAGGGTCAGGCTACGAGGGCAATCCGAGCCAGGGCGGCGACCCCGCCTTCCACCAGCCCTTCAATCCGCAGCAGCAGGAGGCGACGCGCTACACCCTCGATCTCGTGGCCTCCTACACCAACCTGAATTTCCAAGAGATCACCGAGACCGCCACGGTTCATGCCGACCTGCGCTTCAGCCAGACCAACTGGCGGGGGGAGCAAGGGGCTCACGCCAATTTCCCGTCCGGCAATCCCGAGGCCGGGGATGTCTGGTTCGGAACCTATTCCCACCAGCCCTTCTACAGTATTCCGGCGATCGGAAACTGGGGCCAGGCGACGAACATGCACGAGATCGGGCATGCGCTCGGCCTGAAGCATGGCCATCAGGACTATACCTATGAGCCCCTGAATGCCGAACTCGGCCTCGCCGGCAGCCCGCCCCGCTACGGCACGGCGGCGCTTCCCCTTGAGAAGGACGGGCAGGATTGGTCGCTGATGACCTACCGGTCCGACCCGACCAATCTCGGCGTTTCGTTCGAAGGCGAGGGGTTCAACCAACCCCATACCTACATGCAGGACGACATCGCGGCCCTGCAGTTTCTCTACGGCGCCAATTTCCAGACCCAGAGCGGCAACACGACCTATCGCTGGGACACCAAGACCGGCGAGCTATCCATCGACGGCATCGACCAGGGCGCTCCGACCTCCAACACAATCTCGATGACGGTCTGGGACGGCAACGGCCGGGACACCTACGATCTTTCGAATTATGCGACCGCCCTGGACGTGGACCTGCGCCCCGGAGCCTTCTCGACCTTCTCCACGGCGCAGCTCGTCAACCACCAGGCCTATAGCGGCGGCGACGCGATCGCGGTCGGCAACGTCGCCAACGCGCTCCTGCACCAGGGCGATCTCCGCTCCCTGATCGAGAACGCCATCGGCGGCCGGGGGCATGATCGGATCGTCGGCAACACGGCCGATAACCGCCTCGATGGTGGTCTCTCGTCCGACAAGATGTTCGGCCTTGCCGGAAACGACACCTACCTCGTCGACGACCGGCGCGACATGGTGGTGGAGAGGGCCGGCCAGGGCACCGACTACGTGCGGAGCAGCGTCTCCTACGCGCTGGGCGAGAACATCGAGCACCTGATCCTCATCGGCAACGGCGCGACGAAGGCCACCGGCAACGATCTGGCGAACGCGCTACGCGGCAATGCCGGCGACAACGTGCTGAACGGCGGGGCCGGACACGACCGGCTCTACGGCAATGACGGCGCGGACAATCTCCTCGGCGGCCTGGGCAACGACCGGCTCGATGGCGGCGCGGGCGACGACACGCTCAGCGGCGGATGGGGCGACGACGTTCTCATCGGCGGCCGGGGCAGCAACGTCCTGACCGGCGGGCGCGGTGACGATGTGTACTTCCTCGGCGCGGGCGCCAACCGCTCCGTGTTCGACCTCCACTCGGGCGACGACACGCTGTTCGATTTCAGCGCCTCGAGCGGCGACCGGATCGACCTTTCCGGCCAGAGCTACTCCGTCGGCCGGTCCTCGGACGGCTACGCCCTGCTCACCCTCTCGGGCGGGGGAACGATCGAACTGGACCACATCCGCGTCTCGCAGGTCGATTCGGGGTTCTTCGTTTGA
- a CDS encoding Phosphorylated carbohydrates phosphatase — MRAVIFDIDGTLLDSVDLHARAWVEAFAHFGVEADFVTVRRQIGKGGDELMPVFLPPERVEREGKAIEAYRSDLFKHDYLDRVRPFPGVRALFERIRAADMQIALGSSGKQDEVEHYQEILGIADLVDVVTTSDDAERSKPHPDIFEAALKKLAPLPATSILVVGDTTYDAEAAAKAGLSTIGVLCGGVPAADLLRAGCIALYRDPQDLLDGFDRSPLAAT; from the coding sequence ATGCGCGCAGTCATCTTCGACATCGACGGGACGCTGCTCGACAGCGTGGATCTGCATGCCCGGGCCTGGGTCGAGGCCTTCGCCCATTTCGGGGTGGAGGCCGATTTCGTCACGGTCCGGCGCCAGATCGGCAAGGGCGGCGATGAACTCATGCCGGTGTTCCTGCCGCCGGAGCGCGTGGAGCGCGAGGGCAAGGCCATCGAGGCCTACCGCTCCGACCTGTTCAAGCACGACTACCTCGACCGGGTGCGGCCGTTCCCCGGGGTGCGCGCCCTGTTCGAGCGGATCAGGGCGGCGGACATGCAGATCGCCCTGGGGTCGTCGGGGAAGCAGGACGAAGTCGAGCATTACCAGGAGATCCTGGGCATTGCCGATCTCGTCGACGTGGTGACCACCTCGGACGACGCGGAGCGCTCCAAACCCCATCCCGACATCTTCGAGGCGGCTCTGAAGAAGCTCGCACCGCTGCCCGCAACCTCGATCCTCGTCGTCGGGGATACCACCTACGACGCGGAGGCCGCCGCCAAGGCCGGGCTGTCGACGATCGGCGTCCTGTGCGGCGGCGTCCCGGCGGCGGACCTTTTGAGGGCCGGCTGCATCGCCCTCTACCGCGACCCGCAGGATCTCCTCGACGGGTTCGATCGCTCTCCCCTCGCCGCCACCTGA
- the cysK gene encoding Cysteine synthase produces MTTRTPSLSGDVLAAIGGTPLIHLRRASDLTGCTILGKAEFLNPGLSVKDRAALSIIADAERRGSIRPGGTIVEGTAGNTGIGLALVASVRGYRTVIVIPETQSAEKKETLRLAGARLVEVPAVPFSNPDNYVHVARRLAERLAATEPAGAFFANQFDNVANRQAHVDTTGPELFAATEGRIDGFVCAAGTGGTLAGTAQALRALKPGITVALADPEGSALHAYYATGTLKAEGSSITEGIGQGRVTANLEGFRPDHSFRIPDTEALDIVFGLMREEGLSLGGSSGINVAGAIRLARVLGPGHTIATILCDGAARYASKLFNPAFLTERGLPVPAWLTETAGELPDWRA; encoded by the coding sequence ATGACCACGCGCACACCTTCCCTCTCCGGCGACGTCCTCGCCGCCATCGGCGGAACGCCGCTGATCCACTTGCGCCGTGCCTCGGACCTCACCGGCTGCACCATCCTCGGCAAGGCCGAGTTCCTCAATCCCGGCTTGTCGGTGAAGGACCGGGCGGCCCTGTCCATCATCGCGGATGCGGAGCGGCGCGGGTCGATCAGGCCGGGCGGGACCATCGTCGAGGGGACGGCGGGCAATACCGGCATCGGGCTCGCCCTCGTCGCCTCGGTCCGCGGCTACCGCACGGTCATCGTCATCCCGGAGACCCAATCGGCCGAGAAGAAGGAGACGCTGCGCCTTGCCGGCGCCCGCCTCGTCGAGGTGCCGGCCGTGCCGTTCTCCAACCCGGACAATTACGTGCATGTGGCGCGCCGGCTCGCCGAGCGTCTGGCAGCCACCGAACCGGCCGGGGCCTTCTTCGCCAACCAGTTCGACAACGTCGCCAACCGTCAGGCGCATGTGGACACGACCGGTCCCGAGCTCTTCGCCGCGACGGAGGGGCGGATCGACGGCTTCGTCTGCGCGGCCGGGACGGGGGGCACCCTCGCCGGCACCGCCCAGGCCTTGCGGGCGCTCAAGCCCGGAATCACCGTCGCGCTCGCCGACCCCGAGGGATCCGCCCTGCATGCCTATTACGCCACCGGCACGCTGAAGGCCGAAGGCTCCTCGATCACCGAAGGGATCGGTCAGGGCCGGGTGACCGCCAATCTCGAAGGGTTCCGGCCGGACCATTCCTTCCGCATCCCCGACACGGAGGCCCTGGACATCGTGTTCGGGCTGATGCGCGAGGAGGGGCTCAGCCTGGGTGGCTCATCGGGAATCAACGTCGCCGGCGCGATCCGGCTGGCGCGGGTTCTCGGCCCCGGCCACACCATCGCGACCATTCTCTGCGACGGGGCGGCGCGCTACGCGTCGAAGCTGTTCAACCCGGCCTTTCTCACGGAGCGCGGGTTGCCCGTGCCGGCCTGGCTCACGGAAACGGCGGGCGAACTGCCGGACTGGCGAGCCTGA
- the yfhM gene encoding putative lipoprotein YfhM, translated as MSGSTGLGRATARLARNFLAGSVLAGSLAGALALGGMGAAPAFAQAPDRPVARTATPKPAPSPKAFVRDALASDAVRLEATVKADSATSGLTRPAAKLRAEGEALVEAEKPADALKPLAGAIAADAGDPLNWLAYARAASTVGNDNQTGDYSYRRTLRGQARAAAYQAYLKARGAAAEAEALATLGEVYADESEWRPSLEAYRASLALADDATVRETYEGLRAEHGFRILDYKVDSDAAAPRVCFQFSESLAPKTDFTPFVAVSGAADAAVTGNGQQICVDGLKHGERYAFVLRSGIPSSVGEALLKSADYEVYVRDRSPQVRFTGRNYVLPRTGQAGVPLVSVNAPKIDVEVLRVGDRGLLPSLRSEELLGQLSGMTAKTIADQKGTRVWKGTLDTAKAELNHEAITAFPVLQAVGKLEPGIYIMLAQASGVATNVDEDGGYETQATQWFVVSDLGLTAFKGRDGIHVFARLLASAKTVPGAEIRLVARNNEVLATKKTDGQGHVAFDPGLARGEGGIAPGLVVAQLGDDYGFLDFSQSAFDLTDRGVKGRPQPGAVEAYVFPERGVYRSGETVQVTALLRDAAGIAVPNLPLTLVVKRPDGVEYRRVQVADAGLGGRALPLALMPGAMHGTWRIAAYTDAKAPPVGEATFLVEDYVPERLEVTLTPKSPTLTKGEPATIDVAARYLYGAPGSGLDVSGTVLVQAAATSGIKGLDGFSIGLDDEKVEATSAEIEAKATTDAKGSATVTVPVQALSAPRPTEAKITLQVGEPGGRALSRSVTLPILPSGPVLAIRKNFSGDLTEGGVATFDVVMASSDGRRLPQNGVAWTLSKVDRNYQWYREGGRWSFEPVTSTRRIADGRLDLAADAPGRVSSTVGFGTYRLEALVAGRPEATVSVTFTVGWGGSETADVPDLLDLKLDKPSYAAGETLRARLQPRFKGTATLAVVSDKVHDILDVTVSEAGTNVDIPVKAEWGSGAYLVATAYRPLDQAAKRLPGRALGLAWFSVDTDRRSLAVTVGAPATTRPRETLTLPIQLAGLSSGEEARVSVALVDVGILNLTRYESPNPFGYFFGQKALGPEIRDLYGYLIDGMQGTLGAIRSGGDGGAAELSDSPPTQAPLALYSGVIRVGPDGRASVDFPLPAFNGTGRVMVTAWSRTRVGSAQADVIIRDPVVLTGTLPRFLNVGDRSRFFIAIDNVEGQAGDYTVDLDLTGPVLVSAGAVHSTMKLEVGAKGSLVIPITAAGPGLSRLDLNLSGPGITGTVGQSFSLNIGPGTGALVRRSVSSLEPGASMQVTGDLLADILPGTGSVSVTASSLAALDVPALLQALDRYPYGCSEQTVSRAMPLLYVNKLASLDRLGIDDKVDERVREAIDRVLARQDASGDFGLWSVGGSSDVWLNAYVTDFLTRARERGFAVPQTAFANALDRLRNTVANTTEVRDGGMDIAYAAYVLARNGRPVMGDLRYLADTKLGEFATPLGRGQIAAALALLGDRGRAAKAFESAVTALGSARDTSTYRADYGSRLRDGAGLLALAAETGLARDTIRPLGQVITQERASGRLTSTQENAWMVLAAEGLAKDAEALSFSVDGERQSGPVSQLYRAPALDGKPVTITNDGTGTAQTVVSVSGNPIAPEPAESRGYAIERTYHRLDGTVVDLAQGVRQNDRLVVVLKVTEAKASAGRLLLVDRLPAGLEIDNPKLLDSDALAGLAFAKSDVQPVSTEFRDDRFVAAYERNPEQSAFFTAAYTVRAVSPGTYVHPGATIEDMYRPERFGRTAFGSVEVSAK; from the coding sequence ATGTCGGGATCTACCGGGCTCGGGCGCGCGACGGCCCGTCTTGCCAGAAATTTTCTTGCCGGAAGCGTTCTTGCCGGCTCCTTGGCCGGAGCCTTGGCCCTCGGCGGCATGGGCGCCGCACCGGCTTTCGCCCAGGCGCCCGATCGTCCGGTGGCGCGGACCGCTACCCCGAAACCAGCGCCATCCCCCAAGGCTTTCGTGCGTGACGCGCTGGCCAGTGACGCGGTCCGTCTCGAAGCGACGGTGAAGGCGGATTCCGCCACGTCGGGCCTCACCAGACCAGCGGCCAAGCTGCGCGCCGAGGGCGAGGCCCTGGTGGAGGCCGAGAAGCCGGCCGATGCCCTCAAGCCCCTCGCCGGGGCCATTGCCGCCGATGCGGGCGACCCGCTGAACTGGCTCGCCTATGCCCGCGCCGCGAGCACGGTGGGCAATGATAACCAGACCGGCGACTATTCCTACCGCCGGACCCTGCGCGGCCAGGCTCGGGCCGCCGCCTATCAGGCTTACCTGAAGGCGCGCGGCGCCGCCGCCGAGGCCGAGGCCCTGGCGACGCTGGGCGAGGTCTATGCCGATGAATCCGAATGGCGGCCCTCGCTCGAGGCCTACCGCGCCAGCCTCGCGCTCGCCGACGACGCCACGGTGCGCGAGACTTACGAGGGTCTGCGCGCCGAGCACGGCTTCCGCATCCTCGACTACAAGGTCGATTCCGACGCCGCCGCCCCGCGCGTCTGCTTCCAGTTCTCCGAGAGCTTGGCGCCGAAGACCGATTTCACACCCTTCGTCGCCGTCTCGGGCGCCGCCGACGCCGCCGTCACCGGCAATGGCCAGCAGATTTGCGTCGACGGGCTGAAGCATGGCGAACGCTACGCCTTCGTGCTGCGCTCGGGCATCCCGTCCTCCGTGGGCGAGGCCCTGCTGAAATCGGCCGATTACGAAGTCTACGTGCGGGACCGTTCGCCCCAGGTGCGCTTCACCGGGCGCAACTACGTCCTGCCGCGCACCGGACAGGCCGGCGTGCCCCTGGTCTCGGTCAATGCGCCGAAGATCGACGTGGAGGTGCTGCGCGTCGGCGATCGTGGCCTGTTGCCGTCCCTGCGCTCGGAGGAGTTGCTCGGCCAGCTCAGCGGCATGACCGCGAAGACCATCGCCGATCAGAAGGGCACCCGCGTCTGGAAGGGCACCCTCGACACGGCCAAGGCCGAGCTGAACCACGAGGCCATCACCGCCTTTCCGGTGCTGCAGGCAGTCGGCAAGCTGGAGCCCGGCATCTACATCATGCTGGCCCAGGCCAGCGGCGTCGCCACGAATGTCGATGAGGACGGCGGCTACGAGACCCAGGCGACGCAATGGTTCGTCGTCTCGGATCTCGGACTCACCGCCTTCAAAGGCCGCGACGGCATCCACGTCTTCGCTCGCTTGCTCGCGAGCGCAAAGACGGTGCCCGGCGCCGAGATCCGCCTCGTGGCCCGCAACAACGAGGTGCTGGCCACGAAGAAGACCGACGGCCAGGGCCACGTCGCCTTCGATCCGGGCCTCGCGCGCGGCGAGGGCGGGATCGCGCCCGGCCTCGTGGTGGCGCAGCTCGGCGACGATTACGGCTTCCTCGACTTCTCCCAGAGCGCCTTCGATCTCACAGACCGGGGCGTGAAGGGCCGGCCGCAGCCGGGCGCGGTGGAGGCCTATGTCTTCCCCGAGCGCGGCGTCTACCGTTCAGGCGAGACCGTTCAGGTCACGGCCCTGCTGCGCGACGCCGCCGGTATCGCCGTGCCGAACCTTCCCCTCACCCTGGTGGTGAAGCGTCCGGACGGGGTCGAGTATCGCCGCGTCCAGGTCGCCGATGCCGGCCTCGGCGGCCGCGCCCTGCCCCTCGCGCTGATGCCGGGCGCGATGCACGGCACCTGGCGGATCGCCGCCTATACCGATGCGAAGGCGCCGCCCGTGGGCGAGGCCACGTTCCTCGTCGAGGATTACGTGCCCGAGCGCCTGGAGGTCACTCTCACCCCGAAGAGCCCGACCCTGACGAAGGGCGAGCCCGCGACCATCGACGTCGCCGCGCGCTATCTCTACGGCGCGCCGGGCTCGGGCCTCGACGTGTCGGGCACGGTCCTGGTCCAGGCCGCCGCGACGAGCGGGATCAAGGGGCTCGACGGGTTCTCCATCGGCCTCGACGACGAGAAGGTGGAGGCGACCTCGGCCGAGATCGAGGCCAAGGCCACCACGGACGCCAAGGGATCGGCGACCGTGACGGTGCCGGTCCAGGCGCTCAGCGCTCCACGCCCCACCGAGGCGAAGATCACGCTCCAGGTCGGCGAGCCGGGCGGGCGGGCCCTGAGCCGAAGCGTCACCCTGCCGATCCTGCCCTCCGGCCCCGTCCTCGCCATCCGCAAGAATTTTTCGGGCGACCTCACCGAAGGCGGTGTCGCCACGTTCGACGTGGTCATGGCGAGCTCCGACGGACGGAGGCTCCCGCAGAACGGCGTCGCCTGGACCCTGTCCAAGGTCGACCGGAACTACCAATGGTACCGCGAAGGCGGGCGCTGGTCGTTCGAGCCGGTGACCTCGACGCGGCGCATCGCCGACGGACGGCTCGATCTCGCCGCCGACGCGCCGGGCCGGGTCAGTTCCACAGTCGGCTTCGGCACCTACCGCCTCGAAGCCCTGGTCGCCGGCCGGCCCGAGGCCACCGTCAGCGTCACCTTCACTGTGGGCTGGGGCGGATCCGAGACCGCGGACGTGCCCGACCTCCTCGATCTCAAGCTCGACAAGCCGAGCTATGCCGCCGGTGAGACCCTGCGGGCGCGCCTCCAGCCGCGCTTCAAGGGCACGGCCACCCTCGCGGTGGTGAGCGACAAGGTCCACGACATCCTCGACGTCACGGTGTCGGAGGCCGGCACCAACGTGGACATTCCCGTGAAGGCGGAATGGGGGTCGGGCGCCTATCTCGTGGCCACCGCCTACCGGCCCCTCGACCAGGCGGCCAAGCGCCTGCCGGGCCGAGCGCTCGGCCTTGCCTGGTTCTCGGTGGATACCGACAGGCGCAGCCTCGCCGTGACCGTGGGGGCGCCTGCGACCACGCGGCCCCGCGAGACCCTGACCCTGCCGATCCAGCTCGCCGGCCTCTCCTCCGGCGAGGAGGCGCGGGTGAGCGTGGCCCTGGTCGATGTCGGCATCCTCAACCTCACCCGCTACGAATCGCCCAATCCCTTCGGCTACTTCTTCGGCCAGAAGGCCCTGGGACCGGAGATCCGCGACCTCTACGGATACCTGATCGACGGCATGCAGGGCACGCTCGGCGCGATCCGCTCGGGCGGTGACGGCGGCGCGGCCGAACTCTCCGATTCGCCCCCGACCCAGGCGCCGCTGGCGCTCTATTCCGGCGTGATCCGCGTCGGCCCCGATGGCCGCGCCAGTGTCGATTTCCCCCTGCCCGCCTTCAACGGCACCGGCCGGGTGATGGTGACCGCCTGGAGCAGGACCAGGGTCGGCTCGGCCCAGGCCGACGTGATCATCCGCGATCCCGTCGTGCTCACCGGCACGCTGCCGCGCTTCCTCAATGTCGGCGACCGCTCGCGCTTCTTCATCGCCATCGACAATGTCGAGGGCCAAGCCGGCGACTACACCGTGGATCTCGACCTCACCGGCCCGGTCCTGGTCTCGGCCGGCGCGGTTCACAGCACCATGAAGCTGGAGGTCGGCGCCAAGGGCTCCCTGGTGATTCCGATCACCGCCGCCGGCCCCGGCCTGTCGCGGCTCGACCTGAACCTCTCCGGTCCCGGCATTACCGGCACCGTCGGCCAGAGCTTCTCGCTGAACATCGGCCCCGGCACCGGCGCCCTGGTCCGCCGCTCGGTCAGTTCCCTCGAACCCGGCGCCAGCATGCAGGTGACGGGCGACCTCCTCGCCGACATCCTCCCCGGCACCGGCTCGGTCTCGGTGACGGCCTCTTCGCTGGCCGCCCTCGACGTCCCCGCTTTGCTCCAGGCGCTGGACCGCTACCCCTATGGCTGCTCGGAACAGACCGTGAGCCGGGCGATGCCGCTCCTCTACGTCAACAAGCTCGCCTCCCTCGACAGGCTCGGCATCGACGACAAAGTGGACGAGCGGGTGCGGGAGGCCATCGACCGCGTGCTCGCGCGCCAGGACGCGTCGGGCGATTTCGGCCTGTGGAGCGTCGGCGGGTCGAGCGACGTCTGGCTCAACGCATACGTCACCGACTTCCTGACCCGCGCCCGCGAACGCGGATTCGCCGTGCCGCAGACCGCCTTCGCCAACGCCCTCGACCGCCTGCGCAACACGGTGGCCAACACCACGGAGGTGCGCGACGGGGGCATGGACATCGCCTACGCGGCCTATGTGCTGGCCCGGAACGGGCGGCCGGTGATGGGCGACCTGCGCTACCTCGCCGATACCAAGCTCGGTGAGTTCGCAACTCCCCTCGGACGCGGCCAGATCGCGGCGGCCCTCGCCCTCCTCGGCGACCGGGGCCGCGCGGCCAAGGCGTTCGAATCGGCGGTGACCGCGCTCGGATCCGCGCGTGACACCTCGACCTATCGCGCCGATTACGGCTCGCGCCTGCGCGACGGTGCCGGCCTTCTCGCCCTCGCCGCCGAGACGGGTCTCGCCCGCGATACGATCCGGCCATTGGGTCAGGTCATCACCCAGGAGCGGGCCAGCGGACGCCTCACCAGCACCCAGGAGAATGCCTGGATGGTGCTCGCCGCCGAGGGCCTCGCCAAGGACGCGGAAGCATTGAGCTTCAGTGTCGACGGCGAGCGGCAATCCGGCCCGGTCTCGCAGCTTTACCGCGCCCCCGCCCTCGACGGGAAGCCCGTCACCATTACCAATGACGGGACGGGCACCGCCCAGACCGTGGTGAGCGTGTCGGGCAATCCCATCGCCCCGGAGCCGGCGGAATCGCGCGGCTATGCCATCGAGCGGACCTATCACCGCCTCGACGGCACGGTGGTGGATCTCGCTCAGGGGGTTCGCCAGAACGACCGCCTCGTGGTGGTGCTCAAGGTGACCGAGGCCAAGGCCAGCGCCGGGCGCCTCCTGCTGGTGGACCGCCTGCCCGCCGGCCTCGAGATCGACAATCCGAAGCTACTCGATTCCGATGCCCTGGCGGGGCTCGCCTTCGCCAAGTCGGACGTGCAGCCGGTGAGCACCGAGTTCCGCGACGACCGTTTCGTGGCGGCCTACGAGCGCAACCCCGAGCAATCCGCCTTCTTCACCGCGGCCTACACCGTGCGGGCGGTCTCGCCCGGCACTTACGTCCATCCCGGCGCCACCATCGAGGACATGTACCGCCCCGAACGCTTCGGCCGCACCGCCTTCGGCTCGGTCGAGGTGAGCGCGAAGTAG